From Virgibacillus natechei, the proteins below share one genomic window:
- a CDS encoding PepSY domain-containing protein has product MRLRQVVLATGIGLIIGYLAKQQVTHYQKVTPEKALKQAKDTFKKNGPISGSWIYMKPEEVEKNGLLYNAYRGGVTRNVDGQNKQYEFYVDVDTGAVVGSVQTA; this is encoded by the coding sequence ATGCGTTTAAGACAAGTAGTTTTAGCTACGGGCATAGGACTGATTATCGGCTATTTAGCAAAACAGCAAGTCACTCACTACCAAAAGGTAACACCTGAAAAAGCGCTCAAACAAGCGAAAGATACATTTAAGAAAAATGGCCCAATAAGTGGTTCATGGATCTATATGAAGCCAGAAGAAGTGGAAAAAAACGGCTTGCTATACAACGCATATCGCGGTGGCGTAACCCGAAATGTAGACGGTCAAAACAAACAATATGAGTTTTATGTAGATGTGGATACTGGTGCAGTAGTCGGATCTGTACAGACTGCATAA
- a CDS encoding M42 family metallopeptidase, whose translation MKQDTLDLFKNLTELQGAPGNEHLVRSFMREELGKYSDEIIQDNLGGVFGVKHGEGPKVMVAGHMDEVGFMVTQITKNGMIRFQPLGGWWSQVLLAQRMQVMTDNGPVTGVIGSIPPHNLTEEQRKKPMEIKNMLIDIGADDQEDAEKIGIRPGQAIVPNTPFTPMANEKKILAKAWDNRYGCGLSIELMKELQNETIPNQLYSGATVQEEVGLRGAQVAANMINPDIFYAMDASPANDASGDEEAFGQLGKGALLRIFDRTMITHRGMREFILDTAESNHIPYQYFVSQGGTDAGRVHISNNGVPSAVVGICSRYIHTSASMIHIDDYAAAKELIVKLVKETDQNTLEQIRQSS comes from the coding sequence ATGAAACAGGATACGCTGGATCTTTTTAAAAATTTGACAGAATTACAGGGCGCGCCTGGAAATGAGCACCTTGTACGTTCATTCATGAGAGAGGAATTAGGGAAATATTCTGATGAAATAATCCAAGACAATCTTGGCGGTGTATTTGGTGTTAAACATGGTGAAGGACCGAAAGTTATGGTTGCAGGGCATATGGACGAAGTTGGCTTTATGGTAACGCAGATTACCAAAAATGGAATGATCCGTTTTCAACCATTGGGAGGTTGGTGGAGTCAAGTTTTGTTGGCACAACGAATGCAAGTTATGACAGATAATGGCCCCGTTACAGGTGTTATTGGTTCTATACCTCCCCATAATTTGACAGAAGAGCAACGTAAGAAGCCAATGGAAATTAAAAATATGTTGATTGATATTGGAGCAGACGACCAAGAAGATGCTGAAAAAATCGGAATAAGGCCAGGGCAGGCTATTGTACCGAACACACCTTTTACGCCAATGGCTAACGAGAAAAAAATATTGGCAAAAGCTTGGGATAACCGTTATGGCTGTGGCTTATCAATTGAATTGATGAAGGAATTGCAAAACGAAACAATTCCAAACCAATTATACTCCGGAGCAACTGTTCAAGAAGAAGTTGGATTACGCGGGGCACAAGTTGCAGCAAATATGATCAATCCAGATATCTTTTACGCGATGGATGCATCACCAGCAAATGATGCATCAGGCGACGAAGAGGCATTTGGCCAATTAGGAAAAGGAGCGCTACTTCGTATTTTTGACCGTACGATGATAACGCATCGAGGCATGAGAGAATTTATTCTTGATACAGCAGAATCAAATCATATTCCCTACCAATATTTTGTATCACAGGGAGGTACGGACGCGGGGCGTGTTCATATTTCGAATAATGGTGTACCGTCAGCTGTAGTTGGTATTTGCTCACGGTATATTCACACGTCTGCATCGATGATCCATATTGATGATTATGCAGCGGCCAAAGAATTAATTGTGAAACTTGTTAAAGAAACAGATCAAAATACACTGGAACAAATTCGACAATCCAGCTAA
- a CDS encoding DUF84 family protein has protein sequence MTISVGSKNPTKIEAVKEVFPKKRVTGVEVPSNVSDQPFSDKETRKGAINRAFQCVNFNLSTIGIGLEGGVMYVDNQLYLCNWGALVTNTGEVYTASGARIMLPKAIDEQLRNGMELGDVMDRYAMKEEVRKKEGAIGIFTNDLISRQEMFAHVVKLLRGQWEFWEEQKRKRPFSNVQTGAPRNEIR, from the coding sequence ATGACTATTAGTGTTGGTTCCAAAAATCCTACCAAAATAGAAGCAGTGAAGGAAGTTTTTCCAAAAAAGAGGGTAACTGGAGTTGAGGTACCATCAAATGTATCCGATCAACCTTTTTCTGATAAAGAAACGAGAAAAGGAGCCATTAATCGAGCATTTCAATGTGTTAACTTCAACTTAAGTACGATAGGTATTGGGCTTGAAGGCGGCGTAATGTATGTGGACAACCAATTGTATCTATGTAATTGGGGTGCCCTTGTTACCAATACTGGTGAGGTTTATACGGCTAGCGGAGCACGAATAATGCTACCGAAGGCAATTGATGAACAATTAAGAAATGGGATGGAACTTGGTGATGTGATGGATCGATATGCAATGAAGGAAGAAGTCCGAAAAAAAGAAGGAGCTATTGGTATTTTTACGAATGATCTCATTTCAAGGCAGGAAATGTTTGCCCATGTTGTAAAACTTTTGCGAGGTCAATGGGAATTTTGGGAAGAACAAAAGCGCAAGCGCCCCTTTAGCAACGTACAAACTGGAGCACCCCGCAATGAGATTAGATGA